The Jiangella alba genome includes the window GGCGGTTGCCGTCGGCGTCGTAGAAGCGCAGGTAGACGGCGAGCTGGTCGCGGTCGACGCGGGTCATCGCCGCGGCCGTGTAGGAGCGCCGCACCTCGACGTCGAAGGGGTCGCTCTCGATGGCGACGCCGTAGACGCCGGAGTCGTCGGTGATCGACAGGCTGTGGGCGCCGTCGTGCGCCGCGGCATCGGTGACCGCGTACGAGGTGTCCAGCCGGGCCGGACCCACCAGCTGCCACCCCGGGACGACACCGTCGGCGACGGGCTCCTCGAACGACGGGTTGACCAGGACCGGATCCGCTGCTGCCGGGGCGACCGGCGCCGCCGGTGCCGGAACCGCCCCCGCGGCCAGCAGGGCGGTGGCGCCGAGAAGCGCGGCGGCGCGGGCCGCGAGGCGACCGCGCCGCTCCGGGTCGTGGTGTCCGTTCGCGTGCCGGGAAGTCATCGCGACTAGCTCCCTTTCCTTGCCGGAATGGAACCGAGCTCCGCGCATGCAAAGGGAGCGGCCAGAGCGGCCGACGAGTAGTGCAACCGGATGCATGCAAGCGGTTGCAAGGCAAGCTAGCGGTCTGGCCGCGAGCCGTCAAGAGGTCGTGGTGGCCGCCCGCGTCAGGTCGAAGTCGACGGTGAACGTGTACGACCAGGGCAGTCGCGCGTCGTCGATGCGCCAGCCGGCGAGCGCGCCGACACCGGCGGCCCAGGCGCGAAGGTCGCGGGTGATGCGGTCGTGGACCGCGGGCAACTCGTCGAGTGGCGGGTCGAGCAGCCCGCGGGCGGCGGCCTCGTCCTGGATGCTCCGCCGCACCACCGGGAGGTAGTGGGCATCCTCGATGATCTTGCGGGCGAGGAACCGCTTGCGTTCGGCGGCCGCGGCCTCGGTGCCGGCCAGGACGGCCGCGACACCGGCGGCGAGGGTGGTGCCGATCGAGTTGCCGGCGGTGTTCCAGCCGCCGTAGGCGGCCAGGCGCCCCAGCACGGACCGGGCGTCCAGCGCCTCGACCAGCCGCGGGTCGCCGCCGTTGGCGTAGTGCACGTCGGCCAGCGCCACCACGTGGCCGCCGTCGAGCAGCCGTTCGACGGCGTCGACGAGCGGCTCCACGGGCGCCGCCGCGGCGAGGTCCGGCGGCGAGGACACCCAGTCGCCGGGCTCGCGCGCCGGTGGGTGGACGGCGACGACGAGGTCCGCGTCGGCGGGATCGTCCACCTGGACGCCGCCGACGGCCCGGATCTGGTTCCCGAGACCGACCCGCAGTGGCCGGTCCTCGTACGGCGCGATGCGGTCGAGACCGGCCTCGTCCGGGCAGACGACCGCGATGCGCGGCCGGACCCCGGCGGCGCCCGCCGCGACGCGCGCCACCAGGACGCTGGGCACCTCGTCGGCGCCCGGGTACATCAGCACGTCGGCGCCGAGGCGGTCCGCCCAGTGCCCGAGCAGGCGGCGCTCGGCCGCCGGCAGGCCGCGCGGCGCGGTGTCGTCCGAGGAGATCACCAGCGTGTCGAAGACGCCGTCGGCCGCCAGCTCCAGCGCGGCGAGGTTGACCGCGTGGTTGCGGGCGCGCCGCCGCA containing:
- a CDS encoding DUF4127 family protein; the protein is MTRIALLPPDERPNTRGYAATIGRCAGVDVLTPPQELMPSFRTPADTAGLAEWLRRVAPDVDHVLVSLELLVHGGLIPSRNTEDRMADVVPRLSVLRELGTPVTAYGVVTRLPTYDNRARSRQEPGYWATHGALLGTLSRLWDEASLGETDEATVADARARVPGEYVRDLVRRRARNHAVNLAALELAADGVFDTLVISSDDTAPRGLPAAERRLLGHWADRLGADVLMYPGADEVPSVLVARVAAGAAGVRPRIAVVCPDEAGLDRIAPYEDRPLRVGLGNQIRAVGGVQVDDPADADLVVAVHPPAREPGDWVSSPPDLAAAAPVEPLVDAVERLLDGGHVVALADVHYANGGDPRLVEALDARSVLGRLAAYGGWNTAGNSIGTTLAAGVAAVLAGTEAAAAERKRFLARKIIEDAHYLPVVRRSIQDEAAARGLLDPPLDELPAVHDRITRDLRAWAAGVGALAGWRIDDARLPWSYTFTVDFDLTRAATTTS